One stretch of Gadus chalcogrammus isolate NIFS_2021 chromosome 14, NIFS_Gcha_1.0, whole genome shotgun sequence DNA includes these proteins:
- the LOC130402990 gene encoding uncharacterized protein LOC130402990, whose amino-acid sequence MSNVQRQLVRSPRKLSSKIAFGSSEELFFEPIKKLKLKIMDASNKTVKLTASQGKVLQYREQSDLAFMLLIESQNLDEPLNLDELMRYSLFPVPHSLGTADGFFNKNHKAAMLHYFTEDASEDVPYPKEAFYIQDGNALFHALMNLPPTFKRICLQSLDHMVAKNHFVFSTDSYHDDSVKAQERLRRGVSKRYIGCPATRQPTDFKLFLANDENKTQLCKLLEVWGSKTSASRLEKCGTAVVVVEGKAYQLKSSGGNVSILTCIIHLLAFLTIPFSL is encoded by the exons ATGTCCAACGTGCAGAGGCAGCTGGTAAGAAGTCCAAGGAAGCTTTCATCCAAGATCGCTTTTGGCTCTTCTGAGGAGCTGTTCTTTGAGCCAATCAAGAAGCTGAAGCTGAAGATTATGGATGCCTCAAACAAAACCGTCAAGCTCACTGCCTCCCAAGGAAAG GTATTGCAGTACCGTGAACAAAGTGACCTCGCCTTCATGCTGCTCATCGAGTCACAGAACCTTGATGAACCCCTCAACCTTGACGAGCTGATGCGGTACTCACTCTTCCCAGTTCCTCACAGCCTAGGCACAGCTGATGGGTTCTTCAATAAGAACCACAAGGCTGCAATGCTTCACTACTTCACGGAAGATGCTTCTGAAGATGTCCCTTATCCAAAGGAAGCTTTCTACATCCAGGATGGCAATGCACTCTTCCATGCCTTGATGAACCTCCCACCAACGTTCAAAAGAATTTGTCTCCAGTCCCTTGACCATATGGTGGCAAAGAACCATTTTGTCTTCTCAACGGACTCCTACCATGATGATTCTGTTAAGGCTCAGGAGAGATTGCGTCGTGGCGTGTCCAAGCGGTACATAGGTTGTCCTGCAACAAGGCAGCCGACTGACTTCAAACTCTTCCTGGCAAATGATGAGAACAAGACACAACTCTGTAAACTACTAGAGGTGTGGGGCAGCAAAACCTCTGCATCACGGCTGGAGAAATGTGGAACAGCAGTGGTAGTTGTTGAAGGCAAAGCATATCAGCTTAAGTCATCTGGTGGTAATGTGAGTATATTGACATGTATAATTCACCTGTTAGCCTTTCTCACTATTCCTTTTTCATTATAA